The genomic segment TGCACAACACTCTGTATGGGTTGCTCTTGCAAATGCTGGTATCGGTGCTTCTCTTCAACATTATAACCCTCTAATTGACGATGCTGTTAAAGCTGAATGGGATATTCCTGCAAGCTGGAACTTACGCGCTCAAATGCCGTTTGGTAACATTGTTCAAGAAGCTGGTGAAAAAGAATTTATTGATGACGCTGACCGTTTCCGCATTTTCAAATAATAAATGTTTCACGTGAAACAAAAAATTCCGCGACCATTAACTGGTATCGCGGAATTTTTATTTTGCTAAACTTCTAAATCTACTTCTTAGTTCTTCACAGCTTACAATACCAGCAATTGCGCCTTTAATTTCACCATCCACAAGAACGAGCGAATTCGGTATTCCTTTAACATCAAATTTTTGTGCTAATGCGCGTTGTTTATCTACATTAATTTTTACAACCTGTACATTACCTTCTTCCACCTCAGAAAATTGCTCAAGTGTTGGCCAAAAACAGCGGCATGGAGCACACCACTCTGCCCAAAAGTTAAGCAATATTTTAGGATGGCTACTAATAATCTCTTCAAAGTCCTCTTCTTTTGCAAAAATAATCGCCATACATATCCACCTCACATTCAGAATATTCTAAAGTTGTATCGTGGTCAAGCAAAGGGTTCTAGAATAGCAATTTATCTTGCCTTTTGTTCAATTTTTGACACTTTAAAATTGTTTCACGTGAAACAATTTACTTGCTATGTAATATTTCCAAGATACGTAAATCAAGTAAGCCTGTGTGTTTTACTGTCATGTCTGCATCGCGAAGGCCTGAACCCACACCAACACTGATAATGCCAGCAGCGTTTATAGCTTCAATACCCGCTTGAGCATCTTCAATTCCGATTACTTCAGATGATTTAAGTCCTAACCCGCGAGTTGCTTCAATAAAAATTTCAGGATTTGGTTTTGATTTAGTGATTTTTGCTGCATCAACAATATAGTCGAATTCTTGTTCCATTTCTAGCGCGCTCAATACAGTGCGAGCGTTCTTAGATACAGAAGCGATTGCGCATTTTAAGTTTTGCTTTTTCAATGCCACAATTAATTCTTTAATTCCAGGCAAAACATCAGCTGGTGTGATTTCTTGAAGCAGACTAACATAAAACTCATTTTTATCAGCAGCAAGTACTTCAATTTCTTCTTCTGTAAAGTCGTTTTCACGGTTGCCTTTCTTTAAAATAAGCAACAATGAGTCAATTCTGCTTACTCCTTTTAAATTCTCATTAAATACTTCATCAAATTCGATGCCGATGCTCTCTGCTGTTTTCTTCCAAGCAAGGTAATGATAATGTGCTGTATCTGTGATGACACCATCTAAATCGAATAGTACTCCTTTTAAAGCTGTTGTCATTAAACTCGTCCTTTCCAAACTGCCGCAACATTTCGCGCGGTCCTTCTTAAATTATTTGGGGTCTCTTTAAGTATTTTTTCTAATGTTGCAGGTTCTCTGATTGATGGGAAAACAGCGGTGATTCCAGCTTCATAAACTGCTTCTAAGCCATCACCAACACTTCCACAAATCGCAATAACTGGTATTCCTTCTGGGACTTGTTTAGCTACGCCCACTGGTGCTTTACCTTCTGCAGTTTGTCCGTCCATTTTCCCCTCGCCAACGATTACCAAATCAGCACCTTGGCAAACCGATTTCATTTGAAGTGCTTCGATAACAAAATCGATTCCAGAAAGCAAATTCGCTTCTAGAAAAGTAACCAGACCTGCCCCAATTCCGCCGCCTGCACCTGCACGTGGCATTTTAAGCATCGCTGGATTTGCTAGCTCGTAGAAATGCTTCATTGCTTCATCAGCTTTGGGTAGATCGGTTTTCGCCAATCCTTTTTGTGGTCCGAAAACAAATGATGCTCCTTTTTCCCCACAAAGTAGATTTTCAACATCTGTCACTACATTGATAGTGATATTTTTTAGTTCAGCTGGGACATTAGTAGAATTTATCATTGAGATATTAGCTAGATTAGCGCCAATTGGAGTTAACACTTGACCGGTAGTATCCAAGAATTCGTAACCAAGAGCGCTAGCCATGCCGATTCCACCATCGTTTGAAGCGCTTCCACCTATACCGATAATAAGCTCTGTCGCACCTTTTTGAACGGCATAGAGAATCAATTCGCCGACTCCTTTAGTACTTACTTGGAGTGGGTCTCTTTGACTGGTTGGAACTAAATGTAAGCCGCACGTTTCCGCCATTTCAATAAGCGCTTGTTTATTGCCCTCTGTAAAAGCAATTTCTGCTGGAACCTTGTCGCCAAATGGACCAGAAACATTTACTTTCATTTTAGTAGCACCAAACGCCTTACTTAAAATTGCCATTGTACCTTCCCCGCCGTCGCCAATTGGTAATAAACGATAGTCTGCATCCGGATAAACTTCTTGAAAGCCCTCTTTAATATACTCTGCCACCTCATGCGCCGTCAAACTTTCTTTAAAAGAATCTGGCGCGATAACGATTTTCATAAAGACACGTCCTTTTGTCCAAAGTTAATAGTTAATTTTAGCATGCTTTTTGTTGTTTTTGAAAGTTCTAGAGTTTTTAGCAGATAAATATTTACAAATTTCTCCGTCATCAGTTATAATAATGAATAGAAATGTAGCTAAACTTATTATCTGGTCCTGTAGCTCAGTTGGGAGAGTATCACCTTGACATGGTGGGGGTCGCTGGTTCGAGACCAGTCGGGACCATTTATAGCAAAAAACTCCGCATGATAGGAGATTTTATCATGCGGAGTTTTTTTATTTAAATAACTTACCAATTTTCTTAAACAAACCATCTTCAATAATATCAATACCGATACCCCAGTTACTATTAAGAATTTCTTTATTCGCTTTCACATATTCTTCTAGCTCTTCCCCAGAAAGCGTGAGATTATGGTATGGCTTGTACTCTAAATAAGTAGAAGCGCCATTTTTCGAAACTTTTTTCGTAACGCGATGCTTCAAATACTTAGAATCAATGTTACATTCTTGTCGCGTATAAGAATCTTGTTGGTCAATCGAATGGTCGGACGTCAAATGAATCTCCATTTTAATGACATTACGGTCAACCCAATATGGGAAGTCTTTATGATAATGTTTTTCAGCTGCATCATCAATAAAATTACCCCAATTCCAGAAGTGTAGATAACGCTTTTTATTTTCTATTATATATGGATCAGAAATAGTTGCCTTATATATAACGGAAATCTCATTTAATTCTTTGTTATCTTCTACTATCTTAATAGATTCATCGCTAAAGTGTTTATCTATTTCATTTTCTTCGTATTTTTTATACAAAGTCAAATTATTGTAAATTGCAAAATTATAGCGATTGATAATATCTTTATTGGAATCATTTTTGAACATTTCGCGGGTTCCATTAGCCATCCTTCCGCGTAACTTTCTTTCAAAAGTAACATATCCGGTGTTTTCTTTTACATCACAATGAGCAATTTCTTCAACAGAAGGGATTTGATCTTGAAATGGCTCTTGTTTTTGCAATTCCGTACCTTCTTTAATTTCCAAGTAATACATAAAGCTATTTTTCTGACGGTTTTCTAAAAATCCTTGGTCATTATTGATTGTTGCATCAACAAAGTAAATTTGATTTTCATAATTAATTTTTAAAATTGCATGGTTGAAATTGAACGGTGAGTCCGCGTAAATAGGTAAAAAGATGTCTCTGTCGTAACTAACTAAAATGAACTCCGAATCTACTCCTAGATAATCTAATAGTACTTTTAGCAGGAGTGTTTTCGCCTTACAATCACCTTGTTTCGTATTATAAGTAACTTCTGCTGGTTGCGGTTCATGCCCATCCATCTCCGCTTCATTGTACAAATAGTATACTTCTTTTTGAACAAAGTCGATTGCATGCCTAATTTTATGTTGCAACGAAGGCAATTCATCTAATTCTGCAATCAAATCAGCTGCAAAAGTATTCACATCCACTTGATAGAATTTTTGATATAAATCACTGATAGTTTTAGTAATTTCTGGATAATTTTTGTGCGTCGTAAAATCAATAAATGGTGCAATTTCTAATTCATCCGGATTCTTCCCAATATAAGAATCTTCTTCAATGACATAAGATTTTTGATTTTCAACAAATTCCTTCTCTTTTTCTAAAATATTGCCTTGATCATCACGGAAATAATTGTAGTTTACTTCTAATCGTTGCCCAGTTTCATTTTTTAACTCAAAACGGTATTTTCCGTATGCCCAATAGGAATTTGGATACGTATAAATCCACCGGAAAAATTGATTACGAATGCTATCTTTTTGATATTTTAATTCCGTGGAAGTTTCAATAATAAAGATATCATTTAAATGCAAATCACGAATTAAAACAGTAACTTTCTTTTCGTCATTAAAGCTGGCTTGATTTTCATCACGAACGTAGTCCAGTACTTTAACATTGATATCATTTAATTTATCAATCACTTTACCATCGCGAACAACGGACAAAGTATGGATATTAAGTACTTCATCTTCGGCTAAAATAAAATTAGTTTTTGCCGCTGAATTTAACATATTAGGATCATTTAAAGTATATGCCATTGATGTATAACTCGTGCGCAAATTCGGTTTTGCGGTTTCTATCATATTACACCAAAAACAATAATCCCTCTCTTGGGTTATTTGTGCTTTATAAAAATCGGTATTTTTTGTCTCTAACCATGCCTCAATATTTTCTTGCTTTGTTTCAGCAGAACTCAAGGTAGGATCAATAAAATAATAATCTTTTCCCATAGTAAGACTCCTCATGTAAAATTTTTTTAATTTAATCATCTCATTTTAGCAATAATTAAATAAAATAAATAGGGTAACGGCCACATTTCTTATCTATCTTTTGCTTTTAGTAAAAATTTCGACATATTTAAAAAAATCCCTGCTCTGTAAATGTTAAAAAAAAGCGAGCCTATCTAATAGATTCGCTTTTTCAGGCTATTTATTTAACCAAGAAAATAATTTCAAATCTTGAAATTCGGTTCCAATTTTTTCATAGTCCCTAAGTAGACCTTCTTCTTGAAAACCAAGCTTCTGAAGTAAACTAATAGATGCTTCATTTCTAGGATCCACTTTAGCTTCCATCCGGTGCAACTTAAATGACTCTATTCCCCATTTCATCAGTGCTTGCACAGCTTCTGTTGCATAACCGCGTTTCCAAAAACGTGTTCCTAAATCATAAGCAATTTCTGCACGCTGGTTCTCGTGATCAATATAATTAAAACCACAAGTACCGATAATTTCACCTGTTGCTTGCAAAATAATTACACAGCGGAGCGCTTTCCCTTCTATTTCTAGCTGTCTAAGCATACGTATCATTTCTTCCACCGGCTGCAAACTCTGGAAAGGTTCAATATTCATATACCTAGTCACCGAATCATCTGACCAATAACCAAACAGAATTTCCTTATCCGCTAACGTCATCTCACTTAAGAAAAGCCGTTCTGTTTTTATCATTTGTTTCCGATTTTCCATACGTTAACCTCCGACTTAGTAATAAAAAGAGCTTATCAAATCCTGTCTCTAAAGTAAAATGTTTCACGTGAAACAATTCCCCGCTTTCTTTTGAATAGTAGTTTTCCCTTTTTAGGTTTATAATAAAAAATGCTTTATCCCGCTTTAAAAAGGAGAATGATTCATGGAAAAAACGAATAGACGTAATACTTTAGCACTTATTTCAATTATGCTTGGAGCTTTTATTTCATTATTAGATACGACCATAGTTAATGTCGCATTACCCGATATCACGACTGCGCTTCATGCTACAAGTGAGACAATAGAATGGGTAATTTCTGGTTATGCACTTGCATTTGGTCTTGTACTTATTTTAGCTGGACGACTCGGTGATAAATTTGGTCGAAAAAACATTTACATAATTGGTATCACCTTGTTCTTGATTATGAGCATTACAGCAGGATTTGCCACTTCTGAGAGTAGCTTAATTGTTTCTCGGGTGATTCAAGGACTTGCTGCTGGATTATTCTTCCCACAAATAAATGCAACCATTATGGATATTTATTCTGGTAAAAAGTTAGGAAAAATATTCGGTATTCTTGGTTCTGTTATTGGCGTTGGAACAGCTATCGGCCCGCTTACTGGTGGACTTTTAATTGAACTTTTTGGTGTGACAAATGGTTGGCGCGCTGTCTTCTTTGTTAATGTGCCATTTGTATTAGTAACACTTGTTCTAGCTACACTTTATATGCCCAAAAGAACGATTTCTAAAAATAAAATCAGCTTTGACTTTCCAGGTATTCTTTTACTTACAACAGCACTATTATTACTACTTTTCCCATTAATTTCAAGTGGAGCTAATGATTTTAAACCTTTAGATTATCTTTTAATGGCGCTATCCATTCCAGTTTTTATCGTACTTTATAAATGGAGTGTTATCCAAGACAAAAAAGGAAATCAGCCATTAATTTCGCCTAATTTACTTAAAAATAATCAATTTGTTTCTGGAATGCTGTTATCACTAGTTTATTTCGCTGCTTTTACAAGTATTTTCTTCGTCTTATCTTTAACTTGGCAAACCGGCTTTGATCGGTCAGCTATTTTATCTGGTCTAGCAATTAGCCCATTTGCTTTAGGAAGTGTACTCGCTGCTTCCAACAGTCACCGCTTTATTGCCATACTAGGACGAAAATTATTAATGCTAGGAGTCATTCTAGTAATTGTTGGTCTAAGTTCAGTATCTATCGTATTTCATCTAAATGAAGGCGCCTTTTCTGCTTGGCTGTTGTTCCTACCACTTTTCATCGCTGGAATTGGCAGTGGTTTGATTATTGCACCTTTAAATAGCTTTACACTTTCTACTGTTGAGGGCATCGAGCGTGGTGGAGCAAGTGGTATGTTTAATACTGCACAGCGAATTGGATCATCATTTGGGATTGCGGTTGTTGGTTCTGTCTTTTTCCGGACACTTGGGAATACAGCAGCAACTTCAAAAGCAAGTGCCTTTTCCGACAGTTTACAAATGAGTATGTATGTAAATATTGCTCTTCTAATTGTGTGTTTCCTACTAATTTTCCGACTACCAAAAAATATTTAAAAAAAGAGTACTGCAGCAATTGCGGTACTCTTTTAAGTGTTTCACGTGAAACATTCTATTTATAAACAACCTCAAATTTTTCACAAACTACAAGGACGTCTTCATTAAATT from the Listeria seeligeri serovar 1/2b str. SLCC3954 genome contains:
- a CDS encoding thioredoxin family protein codes for the protein MAIIFAKEEDFEEIISSHPKILLNFWAEWCAPCRCFWPTLEQFSEVEEGNVQVVKINVDKQRALAQKFDVKGIPNSLVLVDGEIKGAIAGIVSCEELRSRFRSLAK
- the pgmB gene encoding beta-phosphoglucomutase is translated as MTTALKGVLFDLDGVITDTAHYHYLAWKKTAESIGIEFDEVFNENLKGVSRIDSLLLILKKGNRENDFTEEEIEVLAADKNEFYVSLLQEITPADVLPGIKELIVALKKQNLKCAIASVSKNARTVLSALEMEQEFDYIVDAAKITKSKPNPEIFIEATRGLGLKSSEVIGIEDAQAGIEAINAAGIISVGVGSGLRDADMTVKHTGLLDLRILEILHSK
- a CDS encoding glycerate kinase, whose protein sequence is MKIVIAPDSFKESLTAHEVAEYIKEGFQEVYPDADYRLLPIGDGGEGTMAILSKAFGATKMKVNVSGPFGDKVPAEIAFTEGNKQALIEMAETCGLHLVPTSQRDPLQVSTKGVGELILYAVQKGATELIIGIGGSASNDGGIGMASALGYEFLDTTGQVLTPIGANLANISMINSTNVPAELKNITINVVTDVENLLCGEKGASFVFGPQKGLAKTDLPKADEAMKHFYELANPAMLKMPRAGAGGGIGAGLVTFLEANLLSGIDFVIEALQMKSVCQGADLVIVGEGKMDGQTAEGKAPVGVAKQVPEGIPVIAICGSVGDGLEAVYEAGITAVFPSIREPATLEKILKETPNNLRRTARNVAAVWKGRV
- a CDS encoding GNAT family N-acetyltransferase: MENRKQMIKTERLFLSEMTLADKEILFGYWSDDSVTRYMNIEPFQSLQPVEEMIRMLRQLEIEGKALRCVIILQATGEIIGTCGFNYIDHENQRAEIAYDLGTRFWKRGYATEAVQALMKWGIESFKLHRMEAKVDPRNEASISLLQKLGFQEEGLLRDYEKIGTEFQDLKLFSWLNK
- a CDS encoding MFS transporter, producing the protein MEKTNRRNTLALISIMLGAFISLLDTTIVNVALPDITTALHATSETIEWVISGYALAFGLVLILAGRLGDKFGRKNIYIIGITLFLIMSITAGFATSESSLIVSRVIQGLAAGLFFPQINATIMDIYSGKKLGKIFGILGSVIGVGTAIGPLTGGLLIELFGVTNGWRAVFFVNVPFVLVTLVLATLYMPKRTISKNKISFDFPGILLLTTALLLLLFPLISSGANDFKPLDYLLMALSIPVFIVLYKWSVIQDKKGNQPLISPNLLKNNQFVSGMLLSLVYFAAFTSIFFVLSLTWQTGFDRSAILSGLAISPFALGSVLAASNSHRFIAILGRKLLMLGVILVIVGLSSVSIVFHLNEGAFSAWLLFLPLFIAGIGSGLIIAPLNSFTLSTVEGIERGGASGMFNTAQRIGSSFGIAVVGSVFFRTLGNTAATSKASAFSDSLQMSMYVNIALLIVCFLLIFRLPKNI